One Prosthecobacter dejongeii DNA window includes the following coding sequences:
- a CDS encoding ABC transporter permease subunit: MPSPTPQQPARTKGEVKVWLTAAGLTLGLIMISGLLLLIAINGLSVFWPDRVAVYTIKEGDKETRIAGSLVKTQQRRKPDGSFVSEHSIFTGNKDAYNLAFRFINDSDIVNQTDAKGIYVAERMEYGDAIFTPVALQLGDGKKVPGEDAAFASEFARLVKEGNERREEILRIEKHEIGDINARMKRLEIRSRKEDVKAEIAKEQALYQTLADQAQKLRTAQTADKLIYKLASGEERSQNVGDILHFYQPNDIGVFDQFIVFLQAIWEFLMAEPREANTEGGIFPAIFGTFVMTVLMAVMVTPFGIIAAIYLREYARQGFLVQVVRICVNNLAGVPSIVFGVFGLGFFVYGVGGFIDGGVQYPLAPNWWFAAGFGALACIGLAVYLSTHNRTAIPTQQKRQKFLQKVEGVLWISSVFLVIITVARCPYFGGFFSDSLPTPTFGTGGILWASLTLALMTLPVVIVATEEALVAVPRGVREAALACGASKWQTIQRIVLPSALPGVMTGVILAMARGAGEVAPLMITGVVKLAPSLPLDLSWPFIHAERKFMHLGFHIFDLGFQSPDSEGAKPMVFATTLLLILLVVALNLAAIKIRARLRKRYQASAF, translated from the coding sequence ATGCCTTCCCCGACTCCCCAACAGCCGGCCCGTACCAAAGGTGAGGTGAAAGTGTGGCTCACCGCCGCAGGACTCACGCTCGGCCTCATCATGATCAGCGGCCTGCTGCTGCTCATTGCCATCAATGGTCTCTCAGTCTTTTGGCCAGACCGCGTGGCTGTTTATACCATCAAAGAAGGTGATAAGGAAACCCGTATTGCAGGCAGCTTGGTCAAAACACAGCAGCGCCGCAAACCTGACGGCAGCTTTGTCAGCGAACACTCTATTTTTACCGGCAACAAAGACGCCTACAATCTCGCCTTCCGTTTCATCAACGACTCTGACATCGTCAATCAAACAGATGCCAAAGGCATCTATGTAGCCGAGCGTATGGAGTATGGCGATGCTATCTTCACCCCCGTCGCTCTCCAATTAGGCGATGGTAAAAAAGTCCCCGGCGAGGATGCCGCCTTCGCCAGCGAATTTGCCCGTCTGGTCAAAGAGGGGAACGAACGACGCGAAGAAATCCTGCGGATTGAAAAGCATGAAATCGGCGACATCAATGCTCGCATGAAGCGGCTAGAGATCCGCTCACGCAAAGAAGACGTCAAAGCAGAGATTGCTAAAGAGCAGGCGCTTTATCAGACACTCGCTGATCAGGCTCAGAAGCTCCGCACGGCCCAGACAGCGGATAAACTTATCTACAAGCTAGCCTCAGGGGAAGAGCGCTCGCAGAACGTCGGTGACATCCTCCATTTCTACCAGCCAAACGACATTGGAGTGTTCGATCAGTTCATCGTTTTCCTCCAAGCCATCTGGGAATTTCTCATGGCGGAGCCGCGTGAAGCCAATACCGAAGGGGGTATCTTCCCCGCCATTTTCGGCACTTTTGTCATGACTGTGCTCATGGCTGTGATGGTCACCCCCTTTGGTATCATCGCCGCCATCTACCTGCGCGAATATGCTCGCCAAGGTTTTCTGGTGCAGGTGGTTCGTATTTGCGTCAATAACCTCGCCGGGGTGCCATCCATCGTCTTCGGTGTTTTCGGCTTGGGCTTCTTCGTTTACGGAGTCGGTGGCTTCATCGATGGCGGCGTGCAGTATCCCCTCGCGCCGAATTGGTGGTTCGCCGCAGGCTTTGGTGCTCTGGCCTGCATCGGCCTCGCTGTTTACCTCTCCACCCATAATCGCACCGCCATTCCTACCCAGCAAAAACGGCAAAAGTTTCTGCAAAAGGTCGAAGGTGTTCTGTGGATTTCCAGTGTCTTCCTTGTCATCATCACCGTGGCCCGTTGCCCCTATTTCGGCGGCTTTTTCAGCGATAGCCTGCCCACGCCCACCTTTGGTACCGGCGGCATTCTTTGGGCATCGCTCACCCTGGCCCTGATGACCCTGCCTGTGGTGATCGTCGCCACAGAAGAAGCCCTTGTCGCAGTGCCGCGTGGCGTGCGTGAGGCGGCCCTTGCCTGTGGTGCTTCTAAATGGCAGACGATTCAGCGAATCGTGCTTCCCAGCGCTCTACCCGGTGTGATGACGGGTGTCATCTTGGCCATGGCACGTGGCGCAGGCGAAGTCGCCCCTCTCATGATCACTGGTGTGGTCAAACTGGCACCTTCCCTGCCCCTGGATCTCTCCTGGCCCTTCATCCATGCCGAGCGCAAGTTCATGCACCTCGGCTTCCACATCTTCGACCTCGGCTTTCAGTCCCCCGATTCCGAAGGGGCCAAGCCCATGGTCTTTGCGACCACGCTCCTGCTCATCCTCCTCGTTGTGGCCCTGAATCTCGCTGCCATTAAGATCCGAGCCCGACTGCGCAAACGCTACCAGGCCAGCGCCTTTTGA